Genomic segment of Pochonia chlamydosporia 170 chromosome 1, whole genome shotgun sequence:
AAAGCTTGTATGCAGATCAATCACATACGAAGAAGGGAAGATCCAGCAGCCTAATAAATAGTCGTGTAGGTATCACAAAATGAGAATAGCCGAGACATCGGATCACATCAGAAGATGTCTCATTCAAGATCGGGTGGCGCAGGTCGGACCGTCGCCCGTTTTCAAGACTCATCGGCCCACTTTCACGGGATAAGCTTTTCTTAGCCACGaccacatcatcacagaTGCCAGGGTATGTTACCACCACTCAGTTACAAGTTATATACTTTATTATGCTTATTTAAAATGCAACTTTTAAACACCCATATCTATTTGCGTATGTATGTACCAAAACAACATGAGATGCATTCCGTCTACGTGATGGCCCTTGTATGCAATTACTTACCTTCTGTTGAAATTCAAGAATCGACTCTGTTTCAGTTAGTTTACCGTCAGAAAAACTCCGCTTCAAGTCGCGAGTACGTACCGCAGTAAAAAGAATGATTAAATTGCTCCCAATGAACGCAATATAAATACCCAAGTCCCTCCACCGGTGATCAAACGACATATTCAACGGCTGGTAAAACTCATCGCCGACTCTATACGCGCAGTACTCGCAATTCTGAGTGTCATTACTAACCAGATATCCCGGTGCGCCGCGGCCAAAAAACGGCGTCATGTACTCCCCGCAGGTCATGTTGCTAGGCGCAACGAAGCGGTTCACCTCGGCGGATGTACACACAACACGGAGCCCATGCAGAGCGGTGGTGACCATGCCGCCGATGAGACGGGTGAAAGGATCGAGCTGGTAGAGCCAAGCGCGCCAGAAGCCGGGCATCTGGGGCGCGGGGATAGTGACGCCACAGAAGAGcgcgaagatgatgatgatgaaggggTCGAACTGGGCGGAGATTCGCGGCGAGGGTGTTAGAGAAGCGAGGCCCTGGCCCATGGTGACGGCGAAGACTTCAGTGATGAGAACCATGAGGAACTGGTAGCCTGCGCGGGAGGGCGTGGCGTCGAGCCCGGGCATGAAGTACAggcagacgaagaagacgacggcgCAGAGGATCGAGTAGGGCATCTcggcggcggtgatggcCGTGGCAAATGTCATAGGGGAGTACATCTTGGAGGAGGCTTCGCGGAAGAAGAGGGCGCGCTTGATGTGGAACATGACTTCTAcctggctgatgatgagggccGGCAGAACCGTGACCTGGAACATGACGAACACGGTGTACTGGAGGGAGGAGCGGGAGGAGTCGAGGTTGAGGTACGTGAGGCCGGAGATGAAGGCGACGGCGAAGTGGTTGAACAGACGGGTGAAGAGGTAGTTTGGCGAGCGCCAAAAGGCACGGAACATGCGGCGAACAACAATTTTGAGTTGGTGATGCGTCGGGGAGGCGTATTCCTTTTCCATGGCGGAATTGGCATGCTGAGCCACGGCCTTGCGGTTCTCTCTCATTTCAACAATGGCCTTCTTCGCGTATTCTAGCTCGGGGCTCTCGTCCCAGATGTCAGCCCAGTCGTGATCACCGATTCGTGGTGAGCTACCAGCACCGATGGCCTCGAGCATGAATTCGGCGACGTTATCCGTGGGAGCGGCCTCGGCACCATGACGCTTCAGATAGGATCGCAGGATGGTAGCGTCCTCGCCAATGTCGCCAAAGTAGACGGTTCGACCGCCCCGTTGGAGGAGCAAGAGGCGGTCAAAGTTTTCGAACAGCGCGGCATTGGGCTGATGGATGGTGCAGAGGATGGCTTGGCCCGCAGCGGCAAGTTTCTTGAGGAAGCGGACAATGTTGAACGCGCTCTGGCTGTCGAGACCGGACGTAGGTTCGTCGAGGAACAGGAGCAGTTCGGGCTTGGCAGCAAGTTCAACGCCAATGGTGACTCGTTTGCGCTGCTCGACCGTCAAGCCAGCCTCTGCTGTGCCGATGATGCAGTCTGCGATTTGCTCCATTTCCAGCAGGGCGATGATTTCCTCGACGTAGGCGTGGCGTTCGGACATGGGCGTCTCGTACGGTTGGCGAAGGTCGGCGGAGAATCGGAGGGCTTCACGCACCGTCTGCGTCGGTTCATGGAGATCGAGCTGCTCGGCGTACGAGGTCGACCGTTGAAACTGCTTGCCGGGTTTAAAGCCGTCGACGAGGACGTCACCCGTGATGACGCCAATGTTCTTACGGGAGGCGAGGACATCGAGCAGGGTTGTTTTCCCGGCTCCTGAAGCACCCATGAGAGCGGTCAACTCTCCTGGTCGGACGTAGCCGAAGACGTTGTTGAGAAGGCGACGCGTGCCGCCGGGAACGGGGACGTCGTAGTTGAGGTTCTCCCACGTGAGGATGCTTTCCGACTTGATGGTGAGGTCTGATCCTTCTTCGTTGGACTTGTCCTTGCGTCGGGCCTCACGCTTCTCCAGCAGTTTCTCGTTGAGGGTTTTGCGCTCCTTGTTAGGACGTTGGTATACCTTGAAGGAGTTGCCGCCCATTCCAAACTTGACGACCTCGCCGAGAACAACGTTGAGAATAAGGAAGAAAACGATGATGCTGAAGACGATTCCCCAATTTCGCCACAAGTCCCCGGGGAAATAGGAGAAGCCTCGCGCAATGTAATCTGGTCCCGCAACAAACGTCGTGCCTGAATTAGAGCCCGGAAGCGTGCAAACCTGGTGGTTGATATCGGTGTATCCCGGGCCCGAGGGGATCAACGAGTCCGCCGTACACGTCATGTCGATTCGTTGAAACTCATTCTGCATGAGTGAACTGAAGATGAGACCAAGCGGATTCACCCAGTATATCCATCGCAGCCACACCTTTTCACTCTGATACTGAATAATGTAGCCAGACGTAGTGACAAACAGCGAAATCACCACGACAGCAAACTTGATAGCGTAGTCAAAGTCCGGGCTCACACACCCAATAATTCGGAAGAACAGGGTCATGGCAATATTTCCAGACAGAATGAGCAGATAGAAGGTGAAGAATGCGCCCGCATCTCTAACCAGCCCCGTCATAAAGTAGACAATAATGGAAAACAGCATGATTTCCGTCGCGGCAAACGCCTGATCAACGATAATCTGCCCGATCCAAAGCGCCGACGGCCGGTGGAAAGCAAACGCCTTGTGCTTGTTTACGATGGCTCTGCCCAGCATCGTGCCGGCCAGCTCGGAGAACGCCTGGAACGCATTGAACAGGAGCGCCACGAAGAGGAGACCGCCCTTGCTGAATGCGCTGGCTGACGTTTTTTCCAGGTTGAGATACAGTGTGCCGaggacgatggcgatgacgataCTTCGGATCCACGCGAGGGTGAGGTTGAATCGGTCTTGGAGCTTGAGCGTGAACTGGCGCTTCATGAGTGCCCAGACTTGTAGGTGAAAACCGACTTGGTAGACTGATCGTTTGGATGTTCCGCGCTTGCTCTCCTTGACTGCGAGTTGGAACTCGTCGTGTTTGTGCTTCTCCTTTTCTAGATTGGCCTTGTAGTTTCCAATCTCAGTGTCAAGTTGCCTCTGGTAGGATGAGCTGCGGAATGCTTCAAGGAGAGTGTCCGGGCTATGGGGGGCATTGCTTTCAGAACGACCTGGCGCGTATTGTCTTTCGAATTCGTCGGTACACCCGGTCAAGTAGTCCGGCGTGgtttgtcgaggtcgaggtgCAAATCCGAGTCCCTCAAAGTAACTACGTGCTTCGTTGACAGGGCCAAAGAATACCTGCTTGCCCTCGTCAATGACCATGACCTTGTCGAAGAGCTTGTAAATATTCTCCGACGCCTGGTAGAGGGACACAAAAGTCGTCGTTTTGTACAGGTTGGTCTGAATGCGCAGAGATCTCGTAAAGTCCAATGCGGTACTGGCGTCAAGACCGCGGGTGCTGTTATCCCAAGACAAGATACACGCATTGGTGATCATCATCTCTGCGATGGACACTCGCTTCCGCTCTCCGCCAGAGATGCCTCGGACAAAATGGTCGCCGACAACGGTCCTCCGCGTAtgctcaatgttgaacaTCTTGAGCAGCGTAGAAATCACATGCTCTTTGAAGTCAACCTTGGTCATGTTTCCAGGTCGCTTTGCGGGCATTTTGGTGTCGAGGGCGAATCCGAGGGTTTGTTCCACCGTCAGGGTTGGGTGATGAATGTCGTCTTCGGCATTGTACACGGCCTCGGCTCGATAGCGGTTGAACTCCTTGGCTGTCCACGGTCCGTAAAACACATCTCCGTCCACGCTGGTGTAGCCGTGTCTTTGGTTAGCAATAGCCTTGAGGAATGTGGTGCAGCCGGAACCTGGCTTTCCGAGGACGAGAACCATTTCTCCCGGCTTGCAGACACCCTGAAATCGGTCGAGGAGTGTCACCTCCCGAGGCTTCTTGCCCAAGCCTAAAAGATTGATAACGGGGGTGATGACGTCGAAAAAGTTGACAAATGCGTTGGGAAACGTTTGTACGTAGTTTGCCGTACCACCAATGCCCTTGACTGTCAATCCTTCCCAGCAGGCGCCAATGTGCTTGGCTTTGATTCCGGCAGCTTCACCGGCAGCAAGATTGCCTCGCAGGGCAGTTTCGAGGTCGAATAGGGACTCATCGTCTGCAGCGTCAGAGTCTACTTGGGCTGCTTTTTCGGGATCAACGTTGTTGACATTGCTGTGTCTACGGCTAGCTCGTGAAACACCGGTGAATTCCCTCTGCAAATCTGCAAAGTCTGCCTCTGCCTGCGCTACGGACACACCAGATCGTCCGCCAGAAGCATCTTTGCCAGCGTTTTGGTCGTCACCCGCAGTTGATACAGAGTCTCGAGACTGCGGCCGGGATGTGGGATTCGCAGGTCCGGTTTGGGCACCATTAAGCTCAGAAGAATGATTGTGTGCCATTGTAAGTGGCAACAACAATCTAAACTCGGGTGTTCTCCTTGAGAAGGCCAAGTCGTATACTTAGTCGCTGCCACACTTTTCCAATGCGAAGTACCTCCCTCTCTTGGCGTCGTGGGAAAGACTTGGCTGTTGCCAGGGAGGCGTGGGCAACTTGAGAGGCTTACAACAAGTTTCGGTGTAAGTCAACAAGCAACGAATTTAAAGAAATGGCAGCCCGGTCGACAAAGATTGCCCACAGGGAAGGCAAACTTTGAAGATTTCGGTATAAAAACGACAGTATACGGGGCTTATGCCTCCCCTGTGAAATGGAAGGGTTGTGGAAGAAGGAAACGAGAAACAGACCATGCACGACAGCTTGAAATCATTTAACAGGAAAAAAATATAATGGAGGGTCGGGGATTCCCCACCGAACAAACTAATACTACAATAGGATGTCCGGACGAGTGAGTAGTTATTGTGGATGCATGCGTGGATATGGACGTGGACATGCACAAGGACATGATGGATGTGGGGGAACGTTCAGCTATCCTTGAAGCAGACTACTCAGcgggcaagaagagcatggGCAGATTCTGAAGAGTCAAAGCTTGGTGGTTTGCCCTGACTAACGAATCATGAATATTCGGTACAgacagacttgaccccaTTTCCAGCAAtttttttgtcttggcaACCCCATCGCTAATGTTGAGTGCACCGCCCTTTTGCAAGGCCGAAGTCGCGAGCGAGCGAGCTAAGACGAGGATTGTCCCCCCAATCAGGCAAACTTTGGCTTTTCCCCCGGTGGCCGTATTACCAAGCAACGGGAGGAGGACCAGAAGGAGAGGACAGAGAGAAGAGAGCGGAGACGTTGAACGAGCTGAGCCGGCTTCACAACGGAGGAGAGAGACTTTTGACGACGGAAATAAAAGCGGGACCCGcggccaacagcaaaaaGACACTAGTGAGTGAATGATGAGTTGTGTGGTTCGGAGCAGTttcaacaaagaacaaagacCACAGTCTGCGGTCCACACCTTGGCGAAAATGgggcgaagatggagaagaagcagacgaAGCACGGGCGTCGAGATGGATATTGCTTGCAGATTATTGTAAGTGCATGTCGATGACTATCCGCTTCatcagtacggagtagaatCGTCAGCGATGACCATTTCAATGTGGTACGTGTGTTGTTCTGTAAGGAAGTCCTCAGAGTTGAAGCTCACGTATACCAGAGGCATTGCCAATTTTGATCAAGAATAGCCTATTGGATAGCCTAGTTAGTTCTCAGGCAGAGCCactctccatcatcttcacgCAAAGCCGCATGTCTGAGATATTGTGAGTCATTCGGAGAACGCATGGAAACGTGGAGACATTGAACAAAGGGGAAAGGACAATGCCGATTACTTGAGTACCACACTGCATTCCGCTTGGCTGGGCTTGCTGGGCCAGGTGGCTAGTGACACAGATACATGGGATCGGTCTGTAGAGCCCAGTTCTATTCAGGCAAAGAGCTTCGTTGGTTTGCATGTTGTCCTGCGAGTGTGTGAgtctgtgtctgtctgtGCAATGGCAattgccatgccatgcgcgaaacaccagaccaacgGCGTacaaagatgaagatgaatggCCCAGGCATGgctactccgtacctctGCTAAATTCCCAATCCAgacaccagccaccagcctcaaGTGTCCCGGTCTCAGTTGCAGGCTGAATATTGCCAAAGCAAACGacgtctggtggcttgaatTTATAGTGCTGACATTGAACGCCACGCGGTTGAACTGCGGGAGgagagcaccagacttgatgtgGAGGAGAGACAAGGAGAGACAAGGAGAGACAATCTGGGGTGCAATTCGACCGGATGGCGCCTACATTGCTCAATTCATCCAGATGTCCTCAGCTTGCCTAGCTCGTGCTGCAGATTGAGTTAGGGTCGAGTCAACTTGGTGGCAGAAATCAGAAAGCCCCAGTGTGAAGGTCGCTGCGGGAAtcaattcaacattgaacaaggaTCCT
This window contains:
- a CDS encoding ABC transporter (similar to Coccidioides immitis RS XP_001240143.1), which translates into the protein MAHNHSSELNGAQTGPANPTSRPQSRDSVSTAGDDQNAGKDASGGRSGVSVAQAEADFADLQREFTGVSRASRRHSNVNNVDPEKAAQVDSDAADDESLFDLETALRGNLAAGEAAGIKAKHIGACWEGLTVKGIGGTANYVQTFPNAFVNFFDVITPVINLLGLGKKPREVTLLDRFQGVCKPGEMVLVLGKPGSGCTTFLKAIANQRHGYTSVDGDVFYGPWTAKEFNRYRAEAVYNAEDDIHHPTLTVEQTLGFALDTKMPAKRPGNMTKVDFKEHVISTLLKMFNIEHTRRTVVGDHFVRGISGGERKRVSIAEMMITNACILSWDNSTRGLDASTALDFTRSLRIQTNLYKTTTFVSLYQASENIYKLFDKVMVIDEGKQVFFGPVNEARSYFEGLGFAPRPRQTTPDYLTGCTDEFERQYAPGRSESNAPHSPDTLLEAFRSSSYQRQLDTEIGNYKANLEKEKHKHDEFQLAVKESKRGTSKRSVYQVGFHLQVWALMKRQFTLKLQDRFNLTLAWIRSIVIAIVLGTLYLNLEKTSASAFSKGGLLFVALLFNAFQAFSELAGTMLGRAIVNKHKAFAFHRPSALWIGQIIVDQAFAATEIMLFSIIVYFMTGLVRDAGAFFTFYLLILSGNIAMTLFFRIIGCVSPDFDYAIKFAVVVISLFVTTSGYIIQYQSEKVWLRWIYWVNPLGLIFSSLMQNEFQRIDMTCTADSLIPSGPGYTDINHQVCTLPGSNSGTTFVAGPDYIARGFSYFPGDLWRNWGIVFSIIVFFLILNVVLGEVVKFGMGGNSFKVYQRPNKERKTLNEKLLEKREARRKDKSNEEGSDLTIKSESILTWENLNYDVPVPGGTRRLLNNVFGYVRPGELTALMGASGAGKTTLLDVLASRKNIGVITGDVLVDGFKPGKQFQRSTSYAEQLDLHEPTQTVREALRFSADLRQPYETPMSERHAYVEEIIALLEMEQIADCIIGTAEAGLTVEQRKRVTIGVELAAKPELLLFLDEPTSGLDSQSAFNIVRFLKKLAAAGQAILCTIHQPNAALFENFDRLLLLQRGGRTVYFGDIGEDATILRSYLKRHGAEAAPTDNVAEFMLEAIGAGSSPRIGDHDWADIWDESPELEYAKKAIVEMRENRKAVAQHANSAMEKEYASPTHHQLKIVVRRMFRAFWRSPNYLFTRLFNHFAVAFISGLTYLNLDSSRSSLQYTVFVMFQVTVLPALIISQVEVMFHIKRALFFREASSKMYSPMTFATAITAAEMPYSILCAVVFFVCLYFMPGLDATPSRAGYQFLMVLITEVFAVTMGQGLASLTPSPRISAQFDPFIIIIFALFCGVTIPAPQMPGFWRAWLYQLDPFTRLIGGMVTTALHGLRVVCTSAEVNRFVAPSNMTCGEYMTPFFGRGAPGYLVSNDTQNCEYCAYRVGDEFYQPLNMSFDHRWRDLGIYIAFIGSNLIILFTASRFLNFNRRDVIRLPRPDEFPYLHLTLLGNNYLIKSINMCIVLFTTAHPDYPLILIDNRDEFILRPTSRPHWWTHPTSGEQVLSSRDLQRAEKGTWLGITKSGVFAVLTNFREVNDHDASHPVHGRKSRGAVVTAWLAGLGDTIKDGVHHLVKDDGVKGVGGFSLVCGKLRKKGAGIAIVSNRAGHADDVPVVAEERGETWGLSNTTFEAEVAWPKVELGTKMLRETVEKAVRDKESEEDLVRDLFGVLDTDTFPAVTPGMSFAEITGLLRHTIFVPELGDEAHQESMDAARAKGKAEWAKDESKLKAVEEILMEQQPEVSAPAANGFETGMYGTQRQTVMLVDWDGNVKVIERALWDRNGHKIERGDGDVVFEFKIEGWDE